The following are from one region of the Phycisphaerales bacterium genome:
- a CDS encoding MlaD family protein: protein MPPARGRNAIVGAFFIAAVALAVLVTAILSDLSAALTPTKSYVVRFELSDNAGLLAPGAEVRVGGMKVGSVSEVELADEGGAARALDVSIDIDNDLMLHEDAIVRLEVPLLGTGTVVNFISVGAGQPLAEGGMVRGRPSPGLLAQTGLNDQDMENIRRSIESLAQTSERVSRILTDIEPDVGQAMDQLTLALDDARSITGDLRERLPGLGDQVDGTLSEIRESIDVWTALASRLDERTVELGEVIQSVRGTIDDNRPNIDRVLADLADITARTNEELLPAAMDTVENARAASADGRALAADAAMLLETETPGIRRALANLRLASDQAKLTMLEVRRSPWRLLQRPTTRELEGELIYDATRSFAQAASDLRAASESLISLSTDDRGPVDLPGRQRAIEELHEQLMSSFTRYRKAEQELLDRALELGAGEAAGPSNRGG from the coding sequence ATGCCGCCGGCACGTGGACGAAACGCGATCGTGGGGGCGTTCTTTATCGCTGCCGTGGCCCTGGCGGTGCTGGTGACGGCCATCCTGAGCGACCTGTCGGCGGCGCTGACGCCGACGAAGTCCTACGTCGTGCGGTTCGAGCTTTCGGATAACGCCGGACTGCTGGCCCCGGGCGCCGAGGTGCGCGTCGGCGGCATGAAGGTGGGCAGTGTGAGTGAAGTCGAACTGGCCGATGAAGGCGGCGCGGCCCGCGCGCTGGACGTATCCATCGACATCGACAATGACTTGATGCTGCACGAGGACGCGATCGTCCGTCTTGAAGTGCCGCTGCTTGGCACGGGGACGGTCGTGAACTTCATCAGCGTCGGTGCAGGCCAGCCGCTGGCCGAAGGTGGCATGGTGCGTGGCCGCCCCTCGCCGGGGCTGCTCGCCCAGACGGGCTTGAACGACCAGGACATGGAGAACATCCGTCGATCGATCGAATCGCTGGCCCAGACCAGCGAGCGCGTCAGCAGGATCCTGACCGATATCGAGCCCGACGTCGGGCAGGCGATGGACCAGTTGACTCTCGCGCTCGACGACGCACGCTCGATCACCGGCGATCTTCGCGAAAGGCTGCCGGGCCTGGGCGACCAGGTCGACGGTACGCTGAGCGAGATCCGCGAGAGCATCGATGTGTGGACCGCGCTCGCCTCCAGGCTCGACGAGCGCACCGTCGAACTGGGCGAGGTCATCCAGAGCGTTCGCGGCACGATCGATGACAACCGCCCGAACATCGATCGCGTGCTGGCCGACCTGGCCGACATCACCGCGCGAACGAATGAAGAACTGCTGCCCGCCGCCATGGACACCGTCGAGAACGCGCGAGCCGCCAGCGCCGATGGCCGCGCGCTGGCGGCCGACGCGGCGATGTTGCTGGAAACCGAGACGCCGGGCATCCGTCGCGCGCTGGCCAACCTGCGTCTGGCCAGCGATCAGGCCAAGCTGACGATGCTCGAAGTGCGTCGCAGCCCGTGGCGGCTGTTGCAGCGTCCCACGACGCGCGAACTCGAAGGCGAACTGATCTACGACGCCACGCGCTCGTTCGCTCAGGCCGCCAGCGATCTCCGCGCCGCCAGCGAGAGCCTGATCTCGCTCAGCACCGACGATCGCGGACCGGTCGATCTTCCCGGCCGCCAGCGGGCGATCGAGGAACTCCACGAGCAGTTGATGAGCAGCTTCACGCGATACCGCAAGGCCGAGCAGGAATTGCTCGACCGCGCCCTGGAACTCGGCGCGGGCGAAGCCGCCGGGCCAAGCAACCGCGGCGGCTAA